A genomic segment from Drosophila miranda strain MSH22 chromosome 3, D.miranda_PacBio2.1, whole genome shotgun sequence encodes:
- the LOC108158843 gene encoding DNA methyltransferase 1-associated protein 1: MSADVRDILDMERANTPEVTKDSFLATKKRNFERTKHASRRPEGMHREVFALLYTDKKDAPPLLPTDTALGIGGGYKQTKARLGMKTVRKWEWAPFANPARTDAAAFHHWKRVSDDSGEYPFAMFNVQLEIPSYTMTEYNAHIRNNITNWSKVQTDHLFDLARRFDLRFIVMADRWNRQQHGDKTVEDLKERYYEVVALLAKAKNQTIEKRVYSYDPEHERRRKEQLEKLFKRTTLQVEEEQMLINEMKKIEARKKERERKTQDLQKLISQADQQNEHASSTPSTRKYEKKLHKKKVHHQPRPSKVDSVVNAIEIGSSGIKFADLRGSGVSLRSQKMKLPANIGQRKAKALEQAIQEFKVDPAPPPTEDICTSFNELRSDMVLLCELRTALSTCIYEMESLKHQYEAACPGKTLNIPPSMAPLKTEALDSSTN; the protein is encoded by the exons ATGTCGGCCGACGTGCGTGATATTCTGGACATGGAGCGTGCCAATACGCCCGAAGTGACAAAGGATTCCTTCCTTGCAACAAAGAAGCGCAACTTCGAACG CACCAAACATGCCTCCCGGCGTCCCGAGGGCATGCACCGCGAGGTGTTCGCCCTGCTCTATACAGACAAGAAAGATGCCCCGCCATTGCTGCCCACAGACACGGCCCTGGGCATTGGAGGCGGGTACAAGCAGACGAAGGCACGTCTGGGGATGAAGACGGTGCGCAAGTGGGAGTGGGCGCCATTTGCCAACCCGGCGCGCACCGATGCAGCTGCCTTTCACCACTGGAAAAGGGTCAGCGATGATTCGGGAGAGTATCCCTTTGCCATGTTCAATGTACAGCTGGAGATCCCCTCCTACACTATGACGGAGTACAACGCGCATATAAGGAACAACATAACCAACTGGAGTAAGGTGCAGACGGATCACCTGTTTGACTTAGCAAGACG CTTTGATCTTCGCTTTATTGTGATGGCGGATCGCTGGAACCGCCAGCAGCACGGGGACAAAACTGTGGAGGatctcaaggagcggtattacGAGGTCGTTGCGCTACTAGCCAAGGCGAAGAATCAAACCATCGAGAAGAGAGTATATTCGTATGATCCGGAGCACGAACGGCGCCGAAAGGAGCAGCTAGAGAAACTGTTTAAGCGCACCACCCtgcaggtggaggaggagcagaTGCTCATCAATGAGATGAAGAAGATCGAGGCTCGCAAGAAGGAGCGTGAGCGCAAAACGCAAGATCTACAAAAACTCATCTCGCAGGCGGATCAGCAGAATGAGCATGCCTCGAGCACGCCCAGCACTCGCAAATACGAAAAGAAACTGCACAAAAAGAAGGTGCACCATCAACCGCGGCCCTCGAAGGTGGACTCGGTGGTGAATGCAATCGAAATAGGTAGCAGCGGCATCAAGTTTGCCGATCTGCGTGGGTCAGGGGTCTCCTTGCGTTCGCAGAAGATGAAGTTGCCTGCCAACATTGGCCAGCGTAAAGCTAAGGCTCTCGAACAGGCCATACAGGAGTTCAAAGTTG ATCCCGCGCCACCACCCACTGAGGATATATGCACATCCTTTAACGAGCTGCGTTCCGACATGGTGTTGCTTTGTGAGCTGCGCACGGCCCTGTCCACCTGCATCTACGAGATGGAGAGCCTGAAGCATCAGTACGAGGCTGCTTGTCCGGGCAAG ACACTGAACATACCGCCCTCGATGGCGCCCCTCAAGACGGAAGCCCTGGACAGTAGCACAAATTAA